Within the Staphylococcus warneri genome, the region TACCTCTTAAAGCAAGTTTAACTACGACATAATCTTGAGGTACCCAGAATCCTGGATCTGGTGATTCTTCTGGTGTGAAACTAGAAGTTGGAATAGGACCTAATGTAGGCCATTGTGCGCCCATGTTAGTGATTTTAGGTTTATTATCTTTACCATAAGTGTCGGCTGACATGACAACAGGAAATTGACCTTCTTTATTCGGACGGAAAATATTGACGTATAATTTTTCGCCATCTTTCATTTCTACAGCCACATCTTTTTCCATAATCATTTCTTGATTACCAAATTGTACACTATCTACAACGATATGATTAAGACCTTCTTTAACATCGTTAACATCTGTGACAGTTAATTGAGGATTACCTAATAAATTTCTTGTCATTTGAATCACCCTTTTTGGTTTATTTTCTTTACACTTTTATCGTAAAGGGTTATGTGGTTAATTCCAATCATCAATGTAGATGATTTGTATGTTAACCAACAAACACCTTATAATTGTTGGAAAGAAAGCTATAAGGAAGTGACATAATGCCACAAGACCGACGTGTTAGAAAATCACAAGCAGCAATTAGACATGCTTTTATCGATTTACTCCATAAATATGACTTAGAACAAATCACGGTTCAGCAAATATCAGATTTGGCAGATGTGAATCGTAGTACTTTTTATACTCATTACATAGATAAATATGATTTATTAGAAAAGATGGAAGATGAACAAGTAGAAATAATAAGAACGTTTATTGAAGAGGGAGATGTATATAAAAATCAAACATTCTCTGCTGAAAGTATCCGCACGATTATGGAATTTTTAATAGGAAATATAGAAAAGAATATGGAATTTTATCAATTAATGTTTACGATGGGGAAAGATTCGAATTTACATGAAAAGTTATATGAATTAATCACAGGTCATTTAAATCATTTTAAAAATGAAAACAATAAAATAGATGATATACCGTTTTCTTATTTTATGAGTTATGTATCAGGTGCTGGATTATCATTTATCCGACATTGGGTCGAGGATCCCAATCGCATTGCTAAAGATGATTTGATACAGCATTTTTACGATATAGTTAACAATGGACCAGCTACGATAATTAGAAGAGGAGAATAAAAGCAAAAGGTTGGGACACAAACTTTATGTCTCAACCTTATTATATAAATTATGACTGTGGCATTGCGTTGTAATCTTGACCGTGTAACATCCATCTTACGCCGTATTTATCTGTAAATACGCCCATTTTACCGCCCCAGAATTGCTCTGATAATGGTAATTCAACGTCGATAGAATCATGGTCTTTAATTTTATCATAGAAAGCTTCGACTCTTTCTACATCAGCTTGATCATTAATATCAAAATCAATTAATAATGAAATGCCGTTATTGATAGGTTGGATTCGGCTGAATGAATCCGCGCCTAAGATTTTCACCCCAACAATTTCAAATTCAGAATGCATTGTTGCCTCTTTGGCTTGCTCTTTAGTCATACCAAAATGTTCAGCTTGATCTTCGCCAACCTCTAAACGTTTAATATTTGTAGCGCCAAAAACCTCTTCATAATATTTAAGTGCTTCTTTTGTATTTGGAAAAGCTAAATATGGTGATAATTGAGTCATAAAATACCCCTTGTTATTTTTATTTTATTGCTAACCACATCATACAATGTTTTATGTAAAAAGAATAGAATTATGTATGATTAGTTTATTAATAATGGAAATAAGACTTAGTTTTCAATTGTATCGTTTATATGGATATATTAGGAAACTAGAAATATACTTTTTATGTATCGTTTATTGTATAATATTCATAAATTATATTATGCATTAAAAGGGAGGGGTTTCTTTTGATTGAAGCGGGCGAAATTTTAAAGAAAATGAAGAACCAAAAAATCAATTATGACAAAGTTTTAAGGAAAATGATTCAACAATGGGAACAAAACGGGGAGCGACCTAAAATTTTATTACATAGTTGTTGTGCACCTTGTAGTACCTATACTTTAGAATTTTTAGCACAATATGCTGATATCGCGATATATTTTGCCAATCCCAATATTCACCCTAGGAGTGAATATTTAAGACGCGCTAAAGTTCAAGAAATGTTTGTCAATGATTTTAATGAACAGACAGGAGCTAATGTAAAATATATTGAAGCAGCTTATCAACCACATGAATTTATGAAAATGGCTAAATCAAGAGGACTTACTGAAGAAAAAGAAGGTGGTCTTCGATGTACAGCTTGTTTTGAAATGAGGCTTGAGATGGTTGCCGAAGCAGCTGTTAAATATGGTTATGATTACTTTGGTAGTGCAATCACGTTATCGCCAAAGAAGAATGCGCAATTAATTAATCAACTTGGTATGGATGTTCAACAAATTTATAATATTAAATATTTACCAAGTGATTTCAAGAAAAATAGGGGATATGAGCGTTCCATTGAAATGTGTAAAGATTATCATATTTTTAGACAGTGTTACTGTGGGTGTGTGTTTGCCGCAATGAAACAAGGGATTGACTTTAAAGAAATTAATAAAGAAGCCAATGAATTTTTAAAGCAATTTTAAAAATGACCCAGAGCGAAGATGTTATATCTTTTACTCTGGATCATCATATTAATTAAATCATTCTATGAATGAAACGTACGATAGCCATAATAGCTATGACGAGCATTGCTGCAAAAGAAAAGAATTTAAATCGTTTATTTTCTTTTTTAATTTCTTTGTCTTCATTTTGCATCATTTCTTGTAATTCACGTTCGATTTCTAAATCGAGATCTGTTTTTCGATAGCCATTTAGGCCTTTTCTTTCATCTTCATCATTTGAAGGATGTGATTTACTGTTTTCTGTTGTGTCTTGTTGTGTGGACTGATTCATTTCTTTATCTTTGATATCTTCTCGCATTGTATAATGCCTCCTATATTCATGACACATACTTTTAATGATTATACTTGATGTAAAGTCATTGATTCATCGTTAACTTGCTTTTTAATTATTTTACATCTAATCCGATGATATCGCTAATATGATGATAACCGTTTTGGTTTAAATATTGAACAATATCTTTATTTATTTTTTTAGTTAATCCTGGACCTTCCATAACTAATGAAGAGTATATTTGTAATAAAGAGGCTCCATTACGTAACATTTGGATAGCATCCTCAGCATTAAAGATGCCGCCTGTACCAATAATTAAGAGTTCTCCCTTAGTTTCTTGATAGGCTAATTTAACAAGTTTTAAATTACGTTCAAATAATGGACGTCCGCTTAACCCCCCATCTTCAACACGGTTAGCTGATTTTAAGCCATCACGTTTACGTGTCGTATTTGCAAGGATGACACCATCGAAGTGTGTCTGAATAGTTGGTAATAGAGATTTCAAACCTTCTTCATCCATATCAGAGGTCAATTTTAAGAAAATAGGTACATTGATTTCATTGCTTGCTTTAAACGTTTCTAACGCATTGCATAACATTGAAAATTCATCTTTATCGTGAAAATTTTGTAAGTTTTCAGTATTAGGTGAACTTATATTGACAGTGAAGAAATTAACATCATTTTTGAATGTATCAATGACTTTAATATAATCTTGATATCGCTCGTCATAAGAAGTCATTTTATTAACACCTACGTTTAGACCTATAGGTGTATGGTAAGCGTAGCGGCGCAAATGACTAAGTGCTTTGTTCATACCGATATTATTAAAGCCCATGCGATTAATTAAGGCATCATCTTCTAATAAGCGATACATACGAGGTTGTGGATTACCTGGTTGTGGTTTTGGTGTGATACCACCAAGTTCTAATGCGCCGAAACCAAGATTTTCTAAAGCTTTAGGTACTTCACAAGATTTATCATAACCAGCTGCAAGGCCGATTGGATTTTCAAATGTAATACCGTGAATATCTTGAGATAACATTGGATTTTGGTAATCGAATAATTTTTTCATAATCGGTAATACATAGGATTGCTTTTGTGCAATTTTTAATGCGTCGATAGTTAATCCGTGTGCTTTTTCAGGTTCAATTTTAAATAAAAGGGGTTTAATTAATTTATACATGTTAACGCTCCTAGTTCATTATATTTGAGGCTTACTATCCTCAACTTAATATATTTGAAACTTTTCCTTTTAATAGACTAGCATTTTCATTTGCAATTTCCTAGTTAAATTATAAAAATTAAAAAAATAGACGAACTTTTATAAAGTAGGACTACATATTGATACCGTCTTTAACGATTAAGCGATTGGAAATGAGGTAATATAAATAGTATTCAGTAATATAGGGAAGGTGACATCATGGCTATAGATTGGAAAGAACATTTACCGCTAGATTACATTAAAGAGATTACGCCAGTAAGTGGTGGAGATGTGAATGAAGCATTTAAAGTAACCACGCAGCAAGATGATACGTTCTTCTTATTAGTACAACGTAATCGAGATGAATCATTTTATGCTGCAGAAATAGCAGGACTAAATGAATTCGAAAATGCAGGTATTACTGCTCCTAAAGTCATTGCAAGTGGTGAGATAAATGGTGATGCTTATTTAATTTTAAGCTATCTTGAGGAAGGACCAACTGGCAGTCAAAAAGACTTGGGACAATTAGTTGCTAAAATGCATAGTCAACAACAAGAAGATGGTCAATTTGGATTCAGATTGCCACATGAAGGTGGCGATATTTCATTTGATAATTCATGGACGGACAATTGGAAAGACATTTTTATTTATCGCCGTATGGATCATATTCGAGATGAATTATTACGTAAACAACTATGGAATGAAGAAGATAATAAAGTATATGAACAGGTGAGAGCGGTGATGCTAGATGCATTAGACCAACACCAAAGTAAGCCATCGTTATTGCATGGTGACTTATGGGGTGGTAATTATATGTTTTTAACAGATGGTCGTCCAGCTTTATTTGATCCAGCACCGTTGTACGGTGATCGTGAATTTGATTTAGGTATTACAACCGTATTTGGTGGTTTTACTCAAGAATTTTATGATGAATATGAAAAGCATTACCCGTTGGCTAAGGGTGCGTATGAACGGTTAGAATTTTATAGATTATATTTATTGATGATACATTTATTAAAATTCGGTGGAATGTATGCGAGTAGTGTTAATCGTTCAATGGAAACAATATTAGGGTAAAGAAAAGCACGCGTTGAATTATTTTTCAACGCGTGCTTTTTTAATCAACTTATTGATGCCACATTTTTAATAATACTTCGGCAAAGCCTTCAGGTTTTTGTACATAACCTAAATGACCGCCAGGAATATCAAAGATTGGTAAACCGATTTGTTCATTAATATAGAAGTTAACATCTTGTGGAAATGATCCTTTAGAATCAGTACCATTTAGTAATGTGATTTGATCTTCATGCTTTTTAAAGTCCTCTAAAGTAATATCTGAATGTGTATATTGGCGAATTTCGTATTCAGACCAGAACATTACACGTTGATATTGTTCTTTTTGAGCTTCTTCTGTTTCTGCAGGCTGAGACATCATTTTAGCATCTATCGGTGCAATATTAAGTGTTTCAGCAAATGTTTTCATACCTTTTTCTAAACCTTCTGTAAGGATTTGGTTTACAATTTCATCATTTTTATCTTTCCAGTATTTACTATCTGGTAAGAATGTATTGATTGGTGGTTCGTGGAAAGCAATTTGTTTAACCACTTCAGGGTGTTCTTTGAGTACATGCATAGCAACGATTGAACCAGAACTTGAACCTAAAATATAGACAGGTTCATCACTAAGTGATTGTGCTAATTCTGCAATATCTTTTGCGTCACGTTTTACACGGTAATCATCGTCTGGATTTGCTGCTGATTCTGGTAGTGGTTCTGTTAACTCACTTTCACCATAGTCACGACGATCCACTGCAACTACAGTGAAGTGATCTTTTAACTGTTGTGCTAATGGCATAAAGATGTCGCCAGTCCCATTGGCACCTGGGATGAATATTAATACCGGACCTTGTCCAATTTGATGATAACGTAATTTAGCACCTTTTAATTCTATTGTATTCATATGAAATACCTCCATTGAGTTAAAGCATGATTTATAAATAATATTATTCTAAGCCAAGTAATTTAGCGCCATTTCTATAACTTACTTTCTCTTTTTCTTCATCAGTTAAACCAAGTTCATCTAAAAATACGCCTAAACGTTCTGGTTCGATATAAGGATAGTCTGCCGCATATAAAATTCGGTCAATTCCCATTTCTTTTTTAACTAAATCAAATTGTGGTTTAGTTAACATACCACTTGGTGTCATATAGAAATTATTTTTAAAGTAATAACTAACAGGGTGTTTTAAATGATCAGCAAATAAAGTTTCATCCATACGTTCTAAGAAGAATGGAATGAATTCACCCCAGTGTCCGATAATCATATTTAGATTAGGGTAACGATCAAAGATACCTGATAGTACCAAATGGATTGCATGAATACCAACATCGATGTGCCAGCCATAACCGAAACAAGCGAATGTAGCAGCAGTGATTTCTGGATAATTTCCTTTATAGTAAGATTGGTATACATCACTATTTACGGGTGCGGGATGTAAATAAATAGGTACATTTAATTCTTCAGCAGTTGCAAAAATACCGTCGAATTGATCTTGATCTAAGAAACCATCTTTTGTACGACCCATAATGAGTGCGCCTTTAAACCCTAACTCGTTGACACAACGTTTGAATTCTTCAACAGCCGCTTCAGGTTCGTTAATTGGTAATGTAGCAAATCCTACAAAACGATCTGGATTTTGTTTGATATAGTCAGCTAATTGATCATTAGCTTTTTTACATAAATCGATGGCTTTTTGACCTTCAAGATTTGAGGGTGCACCATTACCGTATGATAATACTTGCATTTGTACATTTTGTTCATCCATGAATTTAATTCGTTTATCATGATGAGAGATTTCATCAGCGTCAGTAAAACCTGATTTTTTCTCTAATCCTTCTAACATGACTTTCATGGGTACGCCATTAGGGTCAGCAGAAACTTGACTCATTGTTTCTTTTTGAATGTCATCTATCACATAATGTTCTTCGAAAGTAATACTTTTCATTTTAAATCCTCCATCATAGTGCGTTTTTATTTATATAGTGGGAATACTACTCATTAATTATTGGAAATTACCAAGGCATTTTGCCGTCACCATTAATGAACGTACCTGTTGGTCCATCAGCATCAATTGTTGCTAATTCTACAATAGGTTTGATGCCTTCAGTTGCTGGTTTAGAATTATTGCTAAAGTCACCAACTAAGTCTGTATTTGTAGAACCTGGATCTGCAGCATTGATTTGCATTTGAGGTAAACCTTTAGCGTATTGAACTGTTAGCATAGTGACAGCTGATTTAGAAGAACAATAAGCTAATGAATTAACATGAAATTCTTCTGACTCAGGATTTGTTACCATACCAAATGAACCTAAACCACTTGTTACATTAACAACGACAGGTTGTTCTGATTGTTCTAGTAATGGAATGAATGTGTTCATCATTCTTACAATACCGTATACGTTTGTTTGATAGACTTTATCCATGTCTTCAACAGTAATATCTGCAGGTTTTGCAAATTGTCCTGAGATACCAGCATTGTTAACAAGTACATCTAAGCGACCTTCTTGATCTTTAATGTAGTTGAAAGCATGTTGTACAGATGTCTCATCAGTAACGTCTAATTGTACACTTTGTGCACCAATTTCTTTAGCTGCTTCTTGTCCACGTGATTCATTTCTAGAACCAATGTAGACTTTATGTCCTTCGTTGATAAGTGCTTTGGCAGTTTCGAAGCCTAAGCCTTTATTGCCACCTGTAATTAATGTAATTTTAGTCATGATATTACTCCTCTTTATCAAAATATAGTTTGATTATATAATCTCTGATTGTTTCATTTGATAGTCCGCGTTCGTCTTTTTGTAATTCGAAAGATTTAGTAGATAATGATTTCAAGAACATATCTACTTTGAAAGTTGTCCATGTTGTACTTTTATTATTGCCAAGAATTTCACTATAAAACTTAAATAACTGTAAATAAATATCACTATGGTAAAAGTCATTTTTTTCTGTTGTTTCTTCAATACAGTGAAGTAAGTCACTGTTGGTGGTTTTGAAATCTAAAAAGATATCAAGCGACTTTGCCATGACTACTTTAGTATCGTGATGTTTTTCTTTCACTTCGTACATTTGGTTGATAATGTCAGTAAAGTCATGTTCGATAATCGTCGCACACAAGGCACTCTTATCATTAAAATGACGATACAAAGTTCCCATTCCAATATTTAATTCTTTTGCGATGCGATTCATACTCACTTGTTGAACACCATATTGGTTAAAGAGTTCAATCGCTTTATTCTCAATGCGCTGCCGGTTCTCGAGGGCGTCTCGTCGCAAATACATCACCTTCTTAAAATAAGTTTGTTGACAAACGGACAACTATCCGTTTATTATAAAGCCTATCATACAAAAAGACAAATAGAGTGATATAAGTGTCATTAAATAAAGAGCAAAGACAAATCACAGCTAAAGAACTACAAGAGCATTTTGACGAAACAACGTTAAGTTTAAAAAATATAGCAGACGAATTGAACATTTCAATCAATGATGTGTCACATGTATTACAAATGAAAGCGCCAAATAAATTATTTGGAAATCATTTGCAACAATTTATACATTTAGTTTGGGACGTTCGAGACCTAATGAATGAAAATATCTGGCATACGGGTAAATCACCAAAAGAATATACATATTTAAAAGGTGAAAAGGATGATTATTGGTTTTTACAACAGTAATGAAGGAGAGAATATCAATGAAAAGCATTTTAGTAATCGGTTCTACAGGTAAACAAGGTAATGCCGTAGTTAAGCAACTTTTATCAGATGGATGGCATGTACGTGCACTAACACGTAATAAGAATAATGAAAAGTTAACGTCTATTGATAGTGACAAACTTGAAATTGTAGAAGGTGACTTAAGCGATCAACAAAGTTTAGAACAAGCAATGCAAGGACAATACGGATTGTACAGTGTTCAACCTATTGTTAAAGATGATATTGCTGAAGAATTAAGACAAGGAAAAATGATTATTCAACTTGCTGAAAAGCAAAACATTGAATTTGTGGTTTATAGTACAGCTGGTGGTGTAAATAGAGATAGAAAAGGACCACACTTTGAAGCCTTAGCAGATATTGAAAATACACTTAAAGCGTCATCATTGAATTTTTCAATTATCAAACCTTCATTCTTTATGGATAACTTCCTTAGAATAGCTAAAAAAGAAAATCAACAAATTGTAATACCTGAATTTATTAGTCCAGATGTTAAATTTGCGATGATTTCTTCAATTGATATTGCTAGAATTGCTGCAAATTTATTTAAAGACCCTGAACAATATAATCATCAAGCGATTGAAATTGCTTCAGATGAGTTAACACTTAATGAAGTCGTTAAAACGTTTGCTACTGTTACTGGCATGCCAACAGAAATTAAAGGTAAATTTGTTAGTGGTACAGCCGAAAGAAGTTGGCTAGAAGAAAAAGGTTATGTTGTCGATTTTGATTTAATGAATCAAATTAATCCAGATAAACTATCATTAGCCCAATGGATTGAGAAAGTACAATTTTAGTAATGGTCTATGTTAATAAGGAGAGATAGTTATGATTCAGTCGATGTGGTTTAATTTACATGTTAAAGATTTAAAAAGAAGTGAGCAGTTTTACCAATCTTTAGGATTTGAAATTAATC harbors:
- a CDS encoding NmrA/HSCARG family protein — protein: MKSILVIGSTGKQGNAVVKQLLSDGWHVRALTRNKNNEKLTSIDSDKLEIVEGDLSDQQSLEQAMQGQYGLYSVQPIVKDDIAEELRQGKMIIQLAEKQNIEFVVYSTAGGVNRDRKGPHFEALADIENTLKASSLNFSIIKPSFFMDNFLRIAKKENQQIVIPEFISPDVKFAMISSIDIARIAANLFKDPEQYNHQAIEIASDELTLNEVVKTFATVTGMPTEIKGKFVSGTAERSWLEEKGYVVDFDLMNQINPDKLSLAQWIEKVQF
- a CDS encoding alpha/beta fold hydrolase, giving the protein MNTIELKGAKLRYHQIGQGPVLIFIPGANGTGDIFMPLAQQLKDHFTVVAVDRRDYGESELTEPLPESAANPDDDYRVKRDAKDIAELAQSLSDEPVYILGSSSGSIVAMHVLKEHPEVVKQIAFHEPPINTFLPDSKYWKDKNDEIVNQILTEGLEKGMKTFAETLNIAPIDAKMMSQPAETEEAQKEQYQRVMFWSEYEIRQYTHSDITLEDFKKHEDQITLLNGTDSKGSFPQDVNFYINEQIGLPIFDIPGGHLGYVQKPEGFAEVLLKMWHQ
- a CDS encoding epoxyqueuosine reductase QueH, with amino-acid sequence MKNQKINYDKVLRKMIQQWEQNGERPKILLHSCCAPCSTYTLEFLAQYADIAIYFANPNIHPRSEYLRRAKVQEMFVNDFNEQTGANVKYIEAAYQPHEFMKMAKSRGLTEEKEGGLRCTACFEMRLEMVAEAAVKYGYDYFGSAITLSPKKNAQLINQLGMDVQQIYNIKYLPSDFKKNRGYERSIEMCKDYHIFRQCYCGCVFAAMKQGIDFKEINKEANEFLKQF
- a CDS encoding DUF2316 family protein, whose amino-acid sequence is MSLNKEQRQITAKELQEHFDETTLSLKNIADELNISINDVSHVLQMKAPNKLFGNHLQQFIHLVWDVRDLMNENIWHTGKSPKEYTYLKGEKDDYWFLQQ
- a CDS encoding fructosamine kinase family protein, whose amino-acid sequence is MAIDWKEHLPLDYIKEITPVSGGDVNEAFKVTTQQDDTFFLLVQRNRDESFYAAEIAGLNEFENAGITAPKVIASGEINGDAYLILSYLEEGPTGSQKDLGQLVAKMHSQQQEDGQFGFRLPHEGGDISFDNSWTDNWKDIFIYRRMDHIRDELLRKQLWNEEDNKVYEQVRAVMLDALDQHQSKPSLLHGDLWGGNYMFLTDGRPALFDPAPLYGDREFDLGITTVFGGFTQEFYDEYEKHYPLAKGAYERLEFYRLYLLMIHLLKFGGMYASSVNRSMETILG
- a CDS encoding TetR/AcrR family transcriptional regulator, whose protein sequence is MRRDALENRQRIENKAIELFNQYGVQQVSMNRIAKELNIGMGTLYRHFNDKSALCATIIEHDFTDIINQMYEVKEKHHDTKVVMAKSLDIFLDFKTTNSDLLHCIEETTEKNDFYHSDIYLQLFKFYSEILGNNKSTTWTTFKVDMFLKSLSTKSFELQKDERGLSNETIRDYIIKLYFDKEE
- a CDS encoding amidohydrolase family protein, with product MKSITFEEHYVIDDIQKETMSQVSADPNGVPMKVMLEGLEKKSGFTDADEISHHDKRIKFMDEQNVQMQVLSYGNGAPSNLEGQKAIDLCKKANDQLADYIKQNPDRFVGFATLPINEPEAAVEEFKRCVNELGFKGALIMGRTKDGFLDQDQFDGIFATAEELNVPIYLHPAPVNSDVYQSYYKGNYPEITAATFACFGYGWHIDVGIHAIHLVLSGIFDRYPNLNMIIGHWGEFIPFFLERMDETLFADHLKHPVSYYFKNNFYMTPSGMLTKPQFDLVKKEMGIDRILYAADYPYIEPERLGVFLDELGLTDEEKEKVSYRNGAKLLGLE
- a CDS encoding TetR/AcrR family transcriptional regulator, with the protein product MPQDRRVRKSQAAIRHAFIDLLHKYDLEQITVQQISDLADVNRSTFYTHYIDKYDLLEKMEDEQVEIIRTFIEEGDVYKNQTFSAESIRTIMEFLIGNIEKNMEFYQLMFTMGKDSNLHEKLYELITGHLNHFKNENNKIDDIPFSYFMSYVSGAGLSFIRHWVEDPNRIAKDDLIQHFYDIVNNGPATIIRRGE
- a CDS encoding VOC family protein, whose amino-acid sequence is MTQLSPYLAFPNTKEALKYYEEVFGATNIKRLEVGEDQAEHFGMTKEQAKEATMHSEFEIVGVKILGADSFSRIQPINNGISLLIDFDINDQADVERVEAFYDKIKDHDSIDVELPLSEQFWGGKMGVFTDKYGVRWMLHGQDYNAMPQS
- a CDS encoding quinone-dependent dihydroorotate dehydrogenase, with product MYKLIKPLLFKIEPEKAHGLTIDALKIAQKQSYVLPIMKKLFDYQNPMLSQDIHGITFENPIGLAAGYDKSCEVPKALENLGFGALELGGITPKPQPGNPQPRMYRLLEDDALINRMGFNNIGMNKALSHLRRYAYHTPIGLNVGVNKMTSYDERYQDYIKVIDTFKNDVNFFTVNISSPNTENLQNFHDKDEFSMLCNALETFKASNEINVPIFLKLTSDMDEEGLKSLLPTIQTHFDGVILANTTRKRDGLKSANRVEDGGLSGRPLFERNLKLVKLAYQETKGELLIIGTGGIFNAEDAIQMLRNGASLLQIYSSLVMEGPGLTKKINKDIVQYLNQNGYHHISDIIGLDVK
- a CDS encoding SDR family NAD(P)-dependent oxidoreductase; amino-acid sequence: MTKITLITGGNKGLGFETAKALINEGHKVYIGSRNESRGQEAAKEIGAQSVQLDVTDETSVQHAFNYIKDQEGRLDVLVNNAGISGQFAKPADITVEDMDKVYQTNVYGIVRMMNTFIPLLEQSEQPVVVNVTSGLGSFGMVTNPESEEFHVNSLAYCSSKSAVTMLTVQYAKGLPQMQINAADPGSTNTDLVGDFSNNSKPATEGIKPIVELATIDADGPTGTFINGDGKMPW